The following are encoded together in the Zingiber officinale cultivar Zhangliang chromosome 8A, Zo_v1.1, whole genome shotgun sequence genome:
- the LOC122012838 gene encoding NDR1/HIN1-like protein 1, with protein MNDHTEASKAVFFINYLVFFFPEPPQVFDGSPMSGKRDCGHRDGDCERRLFYRRLFACFLFLIVIVLLIVLIVWLVLRPTRPRFYLQDTSVVQLNLTAGTGLLTSVLQVTISSRNPNDRIGIYYDRLVSYARYQGQQITTSAILPTGYQGHNDVIVWSPYLFGLAVPLAPDLAAALSQDQHAGYVLLSVRIDGRLRWKVGTWISGRYHLHVNCPAFLVLDSSKPYAPDAGSYFYRFQFPQYARCSVDI; from the coding sequence ATGAATGACCACACTGAGGCGTCCAAGGCAGTCTTCTTTATAAACTACCTCGTCTTCTTCTTCCCCGAACCACCGCAAGTGTTCGACGGATCGCCGATGTCGGGTAAAAGGGACTGTGGCCACCGCGATGGCGATTGCGAGCGGCGCCTCTTCTACCGGAGGCTGTTCGCGTGTTTCCTCTTCCTGATCGTCATCGTCCTCCTCATCGTCCTCATCGTCTGGCTCGTCCTCCGGCCCACCCGCCCCCGCTTCTACCTCCAGGACACCTCCGTCGTCCAGCTCAACCTCACCGCAGGCACCGGCCTCCTCACCTCCGTCCTCCAGGTCACCATCTCCTCCCGCAACCCCAACGACCGGATCGGCATCTACTACGACCGCCTCGTCTCCTACGCTCGCTACCAGGGCCAGCAGATCACCACCTCCGCGATTCTCCCCACCGGCTACCAGGGCCACAACGACGTCATCGTCTGGTCGCCTTACCTCTTCGGCCTCGCCGTCCCGCTAGCTCCCGACCTAGCCGCCGCCCTCTCCCAGGACCAGCACGCTGGGTACGTCCTCCTCTCCGTCCGCATAGACGGCCGCCTCCGGTGGAAGGTCGGCACCTGGATCTCCGGCAGATACCACCTCCACGTCAACTGCCCCGCCTTCCTCGTCCTCGATTCCTCCAAGCCCTACGCCCCCGACGCCGGATCCTACTTTTACCGATTCCAGTTCCCGCAGTACGCGCGTTGCAGCGTCGACATCTGA
- the LOC122012839 gene encoding mRNA-decapping enzyme-like protein, whose amino-acid sequence MAQNGKLLPNLDQNSTKVLNLTVLQRIDPFVEEILMTAAHVTLYEFNVELNQWSRKDVEGSLFVVKRNTQPRFQFIVMNRRNTDNLVEDLLGDFEYEVQVPYLLYRNAAQEVNGIWFYNSPDCEAVTNLFSRILNAYSKVPPKPKVSSKSEFEELEAVPISSVIEGPLEPTTSTAPTPTVPDDVCMNFFSNAMNIGNTSNATIGGQPPLPSAPVPVATHASSLIPTVLPTTQSIPIPSASAAPLMPPLDNLESGNGSSSWATNLLKPSFFSPVLSSAPPVPLVSSSVPITPPLHPPVTMQRPYGTPLLQPFPPPAPSASLTPGPNFAPFIMRDKVRDALTRLVQNNDFIDLIYREMLNAHYS is encoded by the exons ATGGCGCAGAACGGGAAGCTGCTGCCGAATCTCGACCAGAACAGCACCAAGGTCCTCAACCTTACCGTTCTTCAGCGCATCGATCCTTTCGTGGAAGAGATCCTCATGACCGCCGCACATGTCACTCTCTACGAGTTCAACGTCGAGCTCAACCAGTGG AGCCGTAAAGATGTTGAAGGGTCCTTATTCGTCGTCAAGAG AAATACACAGCCCAGATTTCAGTTCATCGTGATGAATAGACGTAACACGG ATAATCTAGTTGAGGATCTATTGGGAGATTTCGAGTATGAAGTCCAGGTTCCTTATCTTTTATACAGAAATGCTGCTCAAGAAGTCAATGGCATATGGTTTTATAATTCACCAGATTGTGAAGCAGTGACAAACCTTTTCAGCAG GATATTGAATGCCTATTCAAAAGTACCTCCAAAACCTAAGGTATCTTCTAAAAG TGAATTTGAGGAGCTTGAAGCTGTACCTATCTCATCAGTTATTGAAGGTCCACTTGAACCAACAACATCAACTGCACCAACTCCTACTGTTCCTGATGATGTTTGTATGAACTTTTTCAGT AATGCAATGAACATAGGAAACACATCAAATGCAACAATTGGTGGCCAGCCACCTCTTCCTTCTGCACCTGTTCCTGTAGCTACTCATGCTTCAAGTCTCATTCCAACTGTATTGCCAACTACTCAGTCAATTCCCATTCCCTCAGCTTCAGCTGCTCCTCTAATGCCACCTTTGGATAATCTTGAATCTGGCAATGGAAGTAGCAGTTGGGCTACAAATCTATTGAAACCTTCATTTTTCTCGCCCGTTTTGTCTTCTGCACCACCAGTGCCTCTAGTTTCATCCTCAGTTCCAATTACTCCTCCCCTCCATCCTCCAGTTACAATGCAGCGACCATATGGAACTCCATTACTTCAACCATTTCCACCACCTGCGCCATCTGCATCTCTCACTCCCGGTCCAAACTTTGCACCATTTATCATGAGAGACAAAGTCCGAGATGCATTAACGAGGCTTGTTCAG aataaTGATTTCATCGACCTCATTTATCGGGAGATGCTGAATGCACATTATTCGTGA
- the LOC122010461 gene encoding NAC domain-containing protein 90-like encodes MSSIAPPGFRFYPTEEELIGFFVRYKLDRRRESDIERVIPVADVYSFDPWQLPSMAGEACRADGEQWFFFCPRQEWEAHGGRPTRTTPSGYWKATGSPTLVFSSSENNRALGVKRTMVFYRGRAPTGTKTKWKLNDYRAFADHQGAAAASASASASLKLRSEFSVCRVYTKSGLIRAFDRRPVGGAQRARELERRGHDSPVRRRDDGGDNLRVDDDSLSTSFWSGLEEYCQ; translated from the exons ATGAGCTCAATCGCTCCGCCGGGCTTCCGCTTCTACCCAACCGAAGAAGAGTTGATCGGATTCTTCGTCCGCTACAAGCTCGACCGCCGGCGAGAATCCGACATCGAGCGAGTCATCCCCGTCGCAGACGTCTACTCCTTCGATCCATGGCAGCTCCCCT CCATGGCGGGGGAAGCGTGCAGGGCGGACGGGGAGCAGTGGTTCTTCTTCTGCCCGCGGCAGGAGTGGGAGGCCCACGGCGGCCGGCCGACGAGGACCACGCCGTCGGGGTACTGGAAGGCCACAGGCTCGCCCACCCTCGTGTTCTCGTCGTCGGAGAACAACCGGGCACTGGGCGTGAAGAGGACCATGGTGTTCTACCGAGGCAGAGCGCCCACCGGCACCAAGACCAAGTGGAAGCTGAACGACTACAGAGCATTCGCCGACCACCAAGGCGCGGCCGCCGCCTcagcctccgcctccgcctcgtTGAAA TTGCGCAGCGAATTCAGCGTGTGCCGTGTGTACACTAAGTCGGGCTTGATCAGGGCGTTCGATCGACGTCCAGTTGGAGGCGCCCAAAGAGCTCGGGAGCTCGAGAGGCGGGGCCATGACTCGCCGGTGCGCCGACGGGACGACGGCGGCGATAACCTCAGAGTCGACGACGATAGTCTCTCGACCTCTTTCTGGAGTGGGCTTGAGGAATATTGTCAATAA